A portion of the Streptomyces erythrochromogenes genome contains these proteins:
- a CDS encoding purine-cytosine permease family protein: MSTTESPRPRTDKADTAGAADAAGRAETTADQAVKETLEDYTLRFAPRSYRRWTPMVVATTALGGIAYMADFSIGAGIGLAHGTSNALLAIALAAVVIFVTGFPLAYYGARYNIDLDLITRGSGFGYYGSVLTSIIFASFTFIFFALEGSIMAQGLEIGLGLPLWLGYAVSTLMVIPLVVYGMKALSKLQVWTTPIWLLLMVAPLVYLIANDPGTVDRFLAYPGTDGDGAVNTASVMLGAGVCLSLIAQIGEQIDYLRFMPPRTEANKRAWWTAVVMAGPGWVVLGALKQAIGVFLAVYILAEVGPVAAPEPIQQFRGAFEAMMPSWLVIPLAVVLVVISQIKINVTNAYSGSLAWTNSFTRVTGHYPGRMVFVLVNLAFALVLMEADMFSFLNGVLGFYSNCAIAWVVTVATDIGVNKYVLKLSPLQPEFRRGMLHAVNPVGVVAFVAASGLSIAMYFHLLGDTLQPYSPVAAAVIAFVLTPLMAVVTRGRYYLRRTDDGIAEPLLDADGNPSGATLDCHVCHQSYERPDLTACVTHEAVVCSLCLSTDKTGDHVLPAGV, from the coding sequence ATGAGCACCACCGAGTCACCACGGCCGAGAACGGACAAGGCCGACACGGCCGGCGCAGCCGACGCGGCCGGCAGGGCCGAGACCACTGCCGACCAGGCGGTCAAGGAGACGCTGGAGGACTACACCCTCCGCTTCGCACCCCGCAGTTACCGCCGCTGGACCCCCATGGTCGTGGCCACCACGGCCCTCGGCGGCATCGCCTACATGGCCGACTTCTCCATCGGCGCCGGCATCGGCCTGGCCCACGGGACCAGCAACGCGCTCCTGGCCATCGCGCTCGCAGCGGTCGTCATCTTCGTCACCGGCTTCCCCCTCGCCTACTACGGCGCGCGCTACAACATCGACCTGGACCTGATCACCCGCGGCTCGGGATTCGGCTACTACGGCTCGGTCCTGACCAGCATCATCTTCGCCAGCTTCACCTTCATCTTCTTCGCCCTCGAAGGCTCGATCATGGCGCAGGGCCTCGAAATCGGCCTCGGACTGCCGCTGTGGCTGGGCTACGCCGTCTCCACGCTCATGGTGATCCCGCTGGTCGTGTACGGCATGAAGGCGCTCAGCAAGCTCCAGGTGTGGACCACCCCGATCTGGCTGCTGCTCATGGTCGCTCCGCTGGTCTACCTGATCGCCAACGACCCCGGCACGGTCGACCGCTTCCTGGCCTACCCCGGCACGGACGGCGACGGCGCCGTCAACACCGCCTCCGTCATGCTCGGAGCGGGTGTCTGCCTGTCCTTGATCGCGCAGATCGGCGAACAGATCGACTACCTGCGCTTCATGCCGCCCAGGACCGAGGCGAACAAGCGCGCCTGGTGGACCGCCGTGGTCATGGCCGGACCGGGCTGGGTCGTCCTCGGTGCGCTCAAGCAGGCCATCGGCGTCTTCCTCGCCGTCTACATCCTCGCCGAGGTCGGGCCGGTCGCCGCTCCGGAGCCCATCCAGCAGTTCCGCGGCGCCTTCGAGGCGATGATGCCGTCCTGGCTGGTCATCCCGCTGGCCGTGGTCCTGGTGGTCATCAGTCAGATCAAGATCAACGTGACGAACGCGTACTCCGGATCGCTGGCCTGGACGAACTCCTTCACCCGCGTCACCGGGCACTACCCCGGCCGCATGGTCTTCGTCCTGGTCAACCTGGCCTTCGCACTCGTGCTGATGGAGGCCGACATGTTCAGCTTCCTCAACGGCGTCCTGGGCTTCTACTCGAACTGCGCGATCGCGTGGGTGGTCACCGTGGCCACCGACATCGGCGTCAACAAGTACGTGCTGAAGCTGTCCCCGCTCCAGCCGGAGTTCCGCCGCGGCATGCTGCACGCGGTCAATCCGGTCGGGGTCGTGGCCTTCGTCGCCGCGTCGGGCCTGTCGATCGCCATGTACTTCCACCTCCTCGGCGACACCCTCCAGCCGTACTCGCCCGTGGCCGCGGCGGTCATCGCCTTCGTGCTCACCCCGTTGATGGCCGTGGTCACCCGGGGCCGCTACTACCTGCGCCGCACCGACGACGGCATCGCCGAGCCCCTGCTGGACGCCGACGGCAACCCGAGCGGGGCCACCCTCGACTGCCACGTCTGCCACCAGTCCTACGAGCGTCCCGACCTCACGGCCTGCGTCACCCACGAGGCGGTGGTCTGCTCGCTGTGCCTGAGCACCGACAAGACCGGCGACCACGTCCTGCCGGCCGGCGTGTAG
- a CDS encoding sensor histidine kinase yields MTRRQVGMAAQGTRRRPGIRGVPADIGRCQLLSLAAFAVSGAGALVIGALLLLPVGVGFLLLPPAATVLRRMSDRYRDRAARRTGTVISPPRPLPPLPTGPGGRGRRALALLGDAGFWHDLRWAWAEPWTGALLAAGPPALVWYGLFGAAVQPFVWRRLGEGNWYAFVLVDSTTGMLAALVLGLGFTAAGLRLAPAVLRLHARWSGRLLAAPYTTELVRRIEHLAGSRADVLDVQAAELRRIERDLHDGAQARLVALGMTLDEATRLLDHDLPAARALLQEVRATSQRALQDLRELVHGVLPPILADRGLGDAVRSLALDSHLDVHVEAALPGRLPAPVESAGYFAVAELLANAAKHSGAPEVRIRLGHTAGVLRVTVADEGRGGADPDGSGLRGLRRRIEPFDGTLVLHSPRGGPTTATLEIPCASSLPKTSSSSGTG; encoded by the coding sequence ATGACGAGGCGACAGGTGGGAATGGCGGCGCAGGGGACCAGGCGGCGGCCCGGCATCCGGGGTGTGCCGGCCGACATCGGCCGCTGCCAGCTGCTGTCCCTCGCCGCGTTCGCCGTGTCCGGGGCCGGCGCCCTCGTGATCGGGGCCCTGCTGCTCCTGCCCGTCGGCGTCGGCTTCCTCCTGCTGCCTCCCGCCGCGACGGTCCTGCGCCGGATGTCCGACCGCTACCGCGACCGGGCCGCCCGCCGGACGGGGACGGTGATCAGCCCGCCGCGACCGCTCCCACCCCTGCCCACCGGTCCAGGAGGCCGCGGCCGGCGGGCCCTCGCGCTCCTCGGCGACGCCGGGTTCTGGCACGACCTGCGCTGGGCCTGGGCGGAGCCGTGGACGGGCGCGCTGCTCGCCGCCGGGCCGCCGGCCCTCGTCTGGTACGGGCTCTTCGGCGCGGCCGTCCAGCCCTTCGTCTGGCGGCGCCTGGGCGAGGGCAACTGGTACGCCTTCGTCCTGGTCGACTCCACGACGGGGATGCTCGCCGCGCTCGTCCTCGGCCTCGGGTTCACGGCCGCCGGACTGCGTCTGGCCCCCGCCGTCCTGCGGCTGCACGCGCGCTGGAGCGGGCGGCTGCTGGCCGCCCCGTACACCACCGAACTCGTCCGCCGCATCGAGCACCTCGCCGGATCCCGCGCCGACGTCCTCGATGTCCAGGCCGCCGAACTGCGGCGCATCGAACGGGACCTGCACGACGGCGCGCAGGCCCGGCTCGTCGCCCTGGGCATGACCCTGGACGAGGCCACCCGCCTCCTCGACCACGACCTGCCGGCCGCCCGCGCCCTGCTGCAGGAGGTACGGGCCACCTCCCAGCGGGCCCTCCAGGACCTGCGCGAGCTCGTCCACGGCGTGCTGCCGCCGATCCTCGCCGACCGGGGCCTCGGCGACGCGGTGCGCTCGCTGGCCCTCGACAGCCACCTCGACGTGCACGTGGAGGCGGCCCTGCCCGGCCGGCTCCCGGCCCCCGTCGAGTCGGCCGGCTACTTCGCCGTCGCGGAGCTGCTCGCCAACGCCGCCAAGCACTCCGGCGCCCCCGAGGTCCGCATCCGCCTGGGCCACACCGCCGGCGTCCTGCGCGTGACGGTGGCCGACGAAGGCCGCGGCGGCGCCGACCCCGACGGAAGCGGCCTGCGGGGCCTGCGGCGCCGCATCGAACCCTTCGACGGAACCCTCGTCCTGCACAGCCCGCGGGGCGGCCCGACCACCGCGACCTTGGAGATACCGTGCGCGTCGTCCTTGCCGAAGACCTCTTCCTCCTCCGGGACGGGTTGA
- a CDS encoding DUF7824 domain-containing protein, giving the protein MIWTAIEDTLPPVPPARRLDAAPEGLAETVGLTAAHLDSRAHTVEDFERSLDGLVRHAHRDRYPLARALSSALGHRYKEQEIEAQRLGGVDAVVASLLWLVPGYSLKPEYVRRHRGHEECAQEGLELVIAARLREVGYTLMSKDPLPFLLSTPTWDTGALEAAELVERLTEYRRLGVRPGPADFGQALLRIRRGDPAAGAAAEAAARLGTAEGARLAAWLGPDGAPAPALRRVVEPDPQVHRAWQRIGTTAAQVAFLTGERPALQREFPESFHWLGRPHEGFTQCYHWHQGHAVRASVLPEDRDTQAAWLLPHITLAATADDHGGAWMLPHLALLGGPAGPALHAAVAAGLGGRYADSRRPAVEALLALAARGELDAPLLGRELAAMTALGTVKPNRLADAARSAAAAGAHATVWTVLAEVLPALLPSVRGAGEVLAVAASCAERSGATGPVPEAVAVAAARRGTSAVVAEARRLSAALTGG; this is encoded by the coding sequence ATGATCTGGACCGCCATCGAGGACACCCTCCCGCCCGTGCCTCCCGCGCGGCGGCTCGACGCCGCGCCCGAGGGGCTCGCCGAGACCGTCGGGCTGACGGCGGCCCACCTCGACTCCCGTGCTCACACCGTTGAGGACTTCGAGCGCTCCCTCGACGGGCTGGTACGGCACGCCCACCGCGACCGCTACCCGCTCGCGCGCGCCCTCTCCTCCGCCCTGGGCCACCGCTACAAGGAGCAGGAGATCGAGGCGCAGCGCCTGGGCGGCGTGGACGCCGTGGTGGCCTCGCTGTTGTGGCTGGTCCCGGGTTACAGCCTCAAGCCCGAGTACGTGCGCCGCCATCGGGGGCACGAGGAGTGCGCGCAGGAAGGCCTGGAGCTGGTGATCGCCGCGCGGCTGCGCGAGGTCGGGTACACGCTCATGTCCAAGGACCCGCTGCCGTTCCTGCTGTCCACGCCCACCTGGGACACGGGCGCGCTGGAGGCGGCTGAACTGGTCGAACGGCTCACCGAGTACCGGCGGCTGGGCGTCCGGCCCGGCCCGGCCGACTTCGGGCAGGCGCTGCTGCGCATACGCCGCGGCGACCCCGCGGCCGGGGCGGCCGCCGAAGCCGCGGCCCGCCTCGGCACCGCCGAAGGCGCCCGGCTCGCCGCCTGGCTCGGGCCGGACGGCGCACCGGCCCCGGCGCTGCGCCGCGTCGTCGAACCCGACCCACAGGTACACAGGGCCTGGCAGCGGATCGGCACCACCGCCGCACAGGTCGCCTTTCTCACCGGTGAACGGCCGGCCCTGCAGCGGGAGTTCCCGGAATCCTTCCACTGGCTGGGCCGCCCGCACGAGGGATTCACCCAGTGCTACCACTGGCACCAGGGCCACGCCGTACGGGCGTCGGTGCTGCCCGAGGACCGGGACACCCAGGCCGCGTGGCTCCTGCCGCACATCACACTGGCCGCGACCGCCGACGACCACGGCGGCGCGTGGATGCTGCCGCACCTCGCCCTGCTGGGCGGGCCCGCGGGGCCGGCCCTGCACGCCGCCGTGGCGGCGGGACTGGGCGGCCGGTACGCGGACAGCCGCCGCCCGGCGGTGGAGGCACTGCTGGCGCTGGCCGCCCGGGGCGAGCTCGACGCCCCGCTGCTCGGCCGCGAGCTCGCCGCCATGACGGCGCTGGGCACGGTCAAGCCCAACCGGCTTGCGGACGCGGCCCGTTCCGCCGCGGCAGCGGGTGCGCACGCGACCGTGTGGACCGTCCTCGCCGAAGTACTCCCGGCCCTCCTGCCGTCGGTACGCGGCGCGGGCGAGGTACTGGCCGTCGCCGCCTCCTGCGCGGAACGCTCCGGAGCCACGGGCCCGGTTCCCGAAGCAGTGGCGGTGGCCGCGGCCCGGCGCGGCACGTCCGCAGTGGTCGCCGAGGCCCGCCGGCTGAGCGCCGCCCTCACCGGCGGGTGA
- a CDS encoding DUF1152 domain-containing protein gives MSDLYVAAGGGGDPLGTLIAARTLTAAPEAALIATYAWERPEVDPTHGPLGEEHFTGLVRDAGGAPAFSPATRARRPAGSTLPALARDLPARLLLLDPSRGLQALAGQIGAAAAASGGRIRIVDIGGDILTHGDEPGLCSPFGDALTLAACHLTGLPTTVHVAGPGLDGEIDERSLLGRLAGRHPHIPGPAAVSAAGRALAWHPSEASALWAAAVLGARGSVRTVNHAGRCAT, from the coding sequence GTGAGCGACCTGTACGTCGCGGCGGGCGGGGGCGGGGACCCCCTCGGCACCCTGATCGCCGCTCGCACCCTCACCGCGGCCCCGGAGGCGGCGCTGATCGCCACGTACGCGTGGGAGCGCCCCGAGGTCGATCCCACGCACGGCCCGCTCGGGGAGGAGCATTTCACCGGGCTCGTCCGTGATGCGGGCGGCGCCCCGGCCTTCAGCCCTGCCACGCGTGCCCGACGCCCGGCCGGATCCACCCTTCCCGCTCTGGCCCGGGACCTCCCGGCCCGGCTGCTGCTGCTCGACCCCTCCCGGGGGCTGCAGGCCCTGGCCGGGCAGATCGGCGCTGCGGCCGCGGCATCGGGCGGCCGCATCCGCATCGTGGACATCGGCGGCGACATCCTCACGCACGGCGACGAGCCCGGTCTGTGCAGCCCGTTCGGGGACGCCCTCACCCTCGCCGCCTGCCACCTCACCGGACTCCCGACGACCGTTCATGTCGCGGGCCCCGGCCTCGACGGGGAGATCGACGAGCGGTCCCTGCTCGGGCGCCTCGCCGGACGCCACCCCCACATCCCGGGGCCGGCCGCGGTCTCGGCGGCCGGCCGTGCGCTGGCCTGGCACCCCTCCGAGGCATCGGCCCTGTGGGCCGCCGCCGTCCTGGGCGCCCGCGGCTCCGTCCGTACCGTCAACCACGCGGGTCGTTGCGCCACCTGA
- a CDS encoding PKD domain-containing protein gives MTAAFVAAGLGIIPGTAQAADPVPVAAGVAEAIAEASTSEGFHSPADRTIRTTLPAAAKGKAGVGAKSAAPQTAGAAAAEQAALDAGANPTLAVDVSGTSYTAHGIELTTLITSADFALDVAIDWGDGKTDTVTAQGNAELHHSHTYDKSGEYQVKVTVTDTANAVQATNGGAFLTPGADFTPHAPTRLLDTRNGTGSPVGKVAGQGSARVKVAGNASVPAGVTAVALNVTVTETVDSGHVTAWPGAGYERPITSNLNYTAGHSVPNLVIVPVGEDGYVELFNGGWSSVDLIADVTGYFTRASDSGYTSMTPARFVDTREGTGTSKGMLASRSAFTTRIGGLQGVPENITAVALNVTVTEPQGPGHLTAFSGTGPVPTASNLNFVPGQTVANAVIVPVAADGTIKIFNGAWSPTHVVVDVVGYYSKESKAAFLPFTPFRTLDTREEAYGWPGGRFRAREYITQGFTPDSETPTGVEAYVLNATVTETGGTGFLSVAPSPYALPAEGGPAAPAAARPGSSTLNWTAGTTVPNLVQASDGDHGVIDFWNQGHEDADLVLDVFGVYQTK, from the coding sequence ATGACCGCTGCCTTCGTGGCGGCCGGTCTCGGCATCATTCCGGGCACCGCGCAGGCGGCTGATCCCGTACCCGTCGCGGCCGGCGTGGCCGAGGCGATCGCCGAAGCATCCACGTCCGAGGGCTTCCACAGCCCCGCGGACCGCACGATCCGCACCACCCTGCCCGCTGCCGCCAAGGGGAAAGCCGGGGTCGGCGCCAAGAGCGCCGCACCACAGACCGCTGGGGCCGCGGCGGCCGAGCAGGCCGCACTCGACGCGGGAGCCAACCCCACCCTCGCGGTGGACGTCAGCGGCACCAGCTACACCGCGCACGGGATCGAGCTCACCACCCTGATCACGAGCGCCGACTTCGCGCTCGACGTCGCCATCGACTGGGGCGACGGGAAGACCGACACGGTCACCGCCCAGGGCAACGCCGAACTGCACCACTCGCACACGTACGACAAGTCCGGCGAGTACCAGGTGAAGGTGACGGTGACCGACACCGCCAACGCCGTCCAGGCCACCAACGGCGGGGCCTTCCTCACCCCCGGCGCCGACTTCACCCCGCACGCCCCGACCCGGCTCCTCGACACCCGCAACGGCACCGGCTCGCCCGTGGGCAAGGTCGCCGGCCAGGGCTCCGCCCGGGTCAAGGTGGCCGGCAACGCCTCCGTCCCGGCCGGCGTCACCGCGGTCGCCCTCAACGTCACCGTCACCGAGACCGTCGACAGCGGGCACGTGACCGCGTGGCCCGGAGCGGGCTACGAGCGCCCGATCACCTCGAACCTGAACTACACGGCCGGCCACTCCGTCCCGAACCTGGTGATCGTGCCGGTGGGCGAGGACGGCTACGTGGAGCTCTTCAACGGCGGCTGGAGCTCGGTGGACCTCATCGCCGACGTCACGGGCTACTTCACCCGGGCCTCGGACAGCGGCTACACCTCGATGACGCCCGCCCGCTTCGTGGACACCCGTGAGGGCACGGGCACGTCCAAGGGCATGCTCGCCTCCCGCAGCGCCTTCACGACCCGCATCGGCGGCCTGCAAGGAGTGCCCGAGAACATCACGGCCGTGGCACTGAACGTCACGGTGACCGAACCCCAGGGGCCGGGCCACCTGACCGCCTTCTCCGGCACCGGCCCCGTCCCGACGGCGTCGAACCTGAACTTCGTGCCCGGCCAGACGGTGGCCAACGCCGTGATCGTGCCGGTGGCCGCGGACGGAACGATCAAGATCTTCAACGGGGCCTGGTCGCCGACCCACGTGGTGGTCGACGTCGTCGGCTACTACAGCAAGGAGAGCAAGGCCGCCTTCCTGCCCTTCACCCCGTTCCGGACGCTGGACACCCGGGAGGAGGCGTACGGATGGCCCGGCGGCAGGTTCCGGGCCCGGGAGTACATCACGCAGGGCTTCACCCCCGACAGCGAGACCCCGACGGGTGTCGAGGCCTACGTGCTGAACGCCACCGTCACCGAGACCGGCGGCACCGGATTCCTCTCGGTGGCGCCGAGCCCCTACGCGCTGCCGGCGGAGGGCGGGCCGGCCGCACCCGCCGCGGCGCGCCCCGGCTCCTCCACCCTGAACTGGACGGCCGGCACGACCGTGCCGAACCTGGTGCAGGCGAGCGACGGCGACCACGGCGTCATCGACTTCTGGAACCAGGGCCACGAGGACGCCGACCTGGTGCTCGACGTCTTCGGCGTCTACCAGACGAAGTGA
- a CDS encoding CPBP family intramembrane glutamic endopeptidase, whose protein sequence is MVQLTQFGPAVAVAAVALLWPGRIRDRLGGTLPTRDRAGATTGRRAALLLTPVLITALCVGGGLLTSGSLPVTSPRAFAHPLALVVAAQLLGACAEEIGWRCYLQPLLRTRFGPVTASALVGVVWGLWHVPVLAQEPAFAAGFLLATTAMSVILGLALEGVRSNRLLLAGGFHTLINLGMLYVTDETAAATAPMLILGAASLAAALPWIAAARRTAHTAPDKIIVATAPGAR, encoded by the coding sequence GTGGTGCAACTGACGCAGTTCGGGCCCGCCGTCGCCGTGGCCGCCGTGGCGCTGCTGTGGCCGGGCCGGATCAGGGACCGGCTCGGGGGCACCCTGCCCACCCGCGACCGGGCCGGCGCAACGACCGGGCGCCGCGCCGCCCTGCTGCTCACCCCCGTCCTGATCACCGCCCTGTGCGTAGGCGGCGGCCTCCTCACATCCGGCTCGCTCCCCGTCACCAGCCCCCGGGCCTTCGCCCACCCCCTCGCCCTGGTCGTGGCCGCCCAACTCCTCGGCGCCTGCGCCGAGGAGATCGGATGGCGCTGCTACCTCCAGCCGCTGCTGCGCACCCGCTTCGGCCCGGTCACCGCCTCCGCGCTGGTCGGGGTCGTCTGGGGCCTGTGGCACGTACCGGTCCTCGCGCAGGAGCCCGCCTTCGCCGCCGGGTTCCTGCTGGCCACCACCGCGATGTCCGTCATCCTCGGCCTGGCCCTGGAAGGCGTACGGAGCAACCGCCTGCTGCTCGCGGGCGGCTTCCACACCCTGATCAACCTCGGCATGCTGTACGTGACCGACGAGACGGCCGCGGCGACGGCGCCCATGCTGATCCTCGGAGCCGCGAGCCTGGCCGCCGCGCTCCCGTGGATCGCCGCCGCCCGCCGGACGGCGCACACGGCGCCGGATAAGATCATTGTCGCAACGGCGCCCGGAGCGCGCTGA